The window CAATCCATTCAGGTTCGATCTTGGCGACATTTCGTCCCCATAGTCTCGTTGTTTCAACTAATTCACTTGCAACACACCATTTTGGTAATGTTTTAAAGACACCTGATCCTGGAAATATAGCAAATTTAATATTTCGAGCACCAATATATTCAAATTTTTCCAACTCTTTCATTCCAATATGAGAGAGTAAACCGCTTAGGATCGCAGTATGGATTGACTGATAATCACTATCTTGGCTATTAATCGCTATCGCTAGTTGTTTTACTGTTTGACGAATTTGCGTATAAATATCTTGCCACTCTTTAATCCGTAAATAATTAAGAAAATCTTTGCGACATAGCTGTCTAAACTGATTATTTGTTAGTGCATGTTGTTGTTCTTGAATATATTTCCATAAATTAATATAACTCATGAAATCGGAGTTTTTATCCTGAAAACGTCGATGTTTTTCATCTGAAATCTGCTGTTTATCTAATGGTCGTTCTCTCGGATCTTGGATGGATAGTGCAGCAGAAACAATCATCACTTCTTTGACGCAAGCTGTTTTTCGTGCTTCGACTAGCATTCTAGCCAGACGAGGATCTATCGGTAATTGTGCTAATACTTTACCAACACTAGTCAAATTATAAGTGCCTTTTTTACTATAAATAGCTCCTAGCTCTTCAAGTAAACGAATACCATCTTTAATATGTTTTTGTTCTGGTGGCTCAATAAAAGGAAATGCACTAATATTACCTAAATCAAGTGCTGTCATCTGTAAAATAACAGAAGCCAAATTGGTTCTAAGAATTTCAGGATCGGTAAATTCAGAACGACTTAAAAAATCTTGTTCATCATATAGGCGAATACAGATCCCATTAGATGTTCGACCACAGCGCCCTTTTCGTTGATTAGCTGACGCTTGAGATATCGGCTCAATGGGTAGACGTTGTACTTTAGTTCGATAACTGTAACGACTTATTCTCGCCATACCAGGATCAATGACATATTTGATACCGGGTACTGTTAATGATGTTTCAGCAACGTTAGTTGATAGAATAATTCGTCGACCATTATGAGATTGGAAAATACGGTTTTGTTCCGAAGCAGATAGTCTGGCATATAACGGCACAACTTCTGTATGTAATAAATTTAATTTGTTTAATGTATCGGCAAGATCTCTAATCTCTCGCTCACCAGTTAAAAAGACTAAAATGTCACCACGATTATCTTCATAAGAGAGTTCATCAATAGCATCAATAACCCCTTGAAAATCATCATACTCTGCTTCATCTTCACTCATTAATGTTGGGCGGTATCTGACCTCAACTGGATACGTTCGACCAGAGACTTCAACAACTGGAGCATGATTAAAATGACGGGAAAACCTATCCACATCGATTGTAGCAGAGGTTATAATCACTTTTAGATCTGGTCTTTTCGGCAAAAGTTGTTTTAAATAACCTAAAATAAAATCGATATTTAAACTACGCTCATGGGCTTCATCAATAATAATCGTGTCATATTGCATTAATAAACGATCTTGTTGAATCTCAGCTAACAATATTCCATCTGTCATTAGTTTAATTAACGTACCTGATTCTACATGATCGTTGAATCGTACTTTATAACCGACTAACTTACCCATTTCACTATTCAGTTCTTGAGCAATTCGATTTGCAACAGAGCGAGCAGCTAATCTTCTTGGCTGAGTGTGACCTATATAACCTTTTACACCTAAACCGAGTTCTAAACAGATTTTAGGTATCTGGGTGGTTTTACCAGAGCCTGTTTCTCCTGCAATAATAACGACTTGATGAGCTTTAATTAAATCAGCTATTTGCTGTTTTTTAGCGGTAACCGGCAATATTTCCGGATACTCAATCTTTTTGGGCCGCTGTTCTTCTCGTATATGATAAAGTTCGTGTGCCTGTTCAATTTTAGTTTGTATTGATGCTAACGCCGTTTCACTGACGCTTTTTTGCTTAGCGATTTGCAATAACTCTTTTGTTAATTTTTTTTGATCGCTTAAGCAAACAGTAGTTAGCTGATTAAAAAGCGCTTGTATTTGTTCTGGATATGACATAGCTTATTGGGATTATCAAATATTAGCCCTATTATAACAAATATTTGTTGCTTAATCAGGTAAGAAATTTGATTGGAGTTTGATATGAGAAATATTTTCGTCTTTTTATTGTTATCAATGACACTATCGGCATGTGGGCAAAATGATAAATCGATTGTTGCTGAAGAATTAATGCATCACCGTTTTACCATAATAAAATGGAATAATGAGGAGATTAAGTTAGATCCTTCCGAATTTATTGAGTTTGGCGAGAATCTGACTATCAACGGAAAAATGTGTAATGATTTTTCAGGTCAATTAATCTTACAAAATAATCAAATTAAAGCTCCAGACTTAGTAATGGATTCTGTTATCTGCAATAATTCACAACTAAATCAACTTGATGGTGCTATCAAAAAACTATTACAACATGGTGCAAAAATAGAGCGAATAACACAAACAAATAACCAATTTTTACAACTTAGCGACGAAGATACAACTTTAGTGTTAGAAAAAAAAGATTTAATGTAAAGACTAAACATTAATATTTTATGCTAAAAATGACAAAAAACTTTATTAAAAAAAATGTTAAGC is drawn from Orbaceae bacterium BiB and contains these coding sequences:
- the hrpA gene encoding ATP-dependent RNA helicase HrpA, translating into MSYPEQIQALFNQLTTVCLSDQKKLTKELLQIAKQKSVSETALASIQTKIEQAHELYHIREEQRPKKIEYPEILPVTAKKQQIADLIKAHQVVIIAGETGSGKTTQIPKICLELGLGVKGYIGHTQPRRLAARSVANRIAQELNSEMGKLVGYKVRFNDHVESGTLIKLMTDGILLAEIQQDRLLMQYDTIIIDEAHERSLNIDFILGYLKQLLPKRPDLKVIITSATIDVDRFSRHFNHAPVVEVSGRTYPVEVRYRPTLMSEDEAEYDDFQGVIDAIDELSYEDNRGDILVFLTGEREIRDLADTLNKLNLLHTEVVPLYARLSASEQNRIFQSHNGRRIILSTNVAETSLTVPGIKYVIDPGMARISRYSYRTKVQRLPIEPISQASANQRKGRCGRTSNGICIRLYDEQDFLSRSEFTDPEILRTNLASVILQMTALDLGNISAFPFIEPPEQKHIKDGIRLLEELGAIYSKKGTYNLTSVGKVLAQLPIDPRLARMLVEARKTACVKEVMIVSAALSIQDPRERPLDKQQISDEKHRRFQDKNSDFMSYINLWKYIQEQQHALTNNQFRQLCRKDFLNYLRIKEWQDIYTQIRQTVKQLAIAINSQDSDYQSIHTAILSGLLSHIGMKELEKFEYIGARNIKFAIFPGSGVFKTLPKWCVASELVETTRLWGRNVAKIEPEWIEPLSTHLSKKHYSEPRWSKNQGNTIANEKVTLFGLPIVNCRIVNYNRIDPKLSRELFIKHALIEGDFEGKYDFFIKNHRLVNEVEELEHKSRRQDILVDDALIFEFYDSKIPLDITCAKEFDHWWKREKLANSDFLLLSKSLLINPTAEKVAKNDYPDYWLYNNQIQLKLTYQFDIGGTRDGVTVNIPLTILNQIDNDSVFQWQVVGFREELIIALIKSLPKSLRRNLVPAPNYAKAFLERAIPYQTDLFTALEKEFRRMTGVTINKEDWQLEQVPSYLKMTFNILDENGKTILVGKDLSLLKEQLKEKVQKILTKITQTQNNDIEKSDITDWDFGHLPKVYESKRQNYVVKAYPTLVDEGKSVAIKLVDSEEQQAKLMQQGIKRLIYLNIPSPIKYLHEKLPNKAKLGLYFNPFGKINDLIDDCIYCGINYLIEKEQGIIFEQQQFPPLLDKIKGEINDIIVEIASQVERILTLNYEITKKLKGRMDLSLALSLADIKKQLSQLIYKGFVADSGYQKLPDIYRYLQAIDKRIEKLFLDPNKDRLHLIVIERVTELYLKLQKQEKYKTHELLIKQLRWMIEELRVNLFAQQLGTPYPISEKRIKQFIDEIEQ
- a CDS encoding META domain-containing protein; amino-acid sequence: MRNIFVFLLLSMTLSACGQNDKSIVAEELMHHRFTIIKWNNEEIKLDPSEFIEFGENLTINGKMCNDFSGQLILQNNQIKAPDLVMDSVICNNSQLNQLDGAIKKLLQHGAKIERITQTNNQFLQLSDEDTTLVLEKKDLM